In Saccopteryx leptura isolate mSacLep1 chromosome 9, mSacLep1_pri_phased_curated, whole genome shotgun sequence, the genomic window TTGACTACAGAGTAACAGAAACATCTCTGTGGTCCCTGAAACTCTTCGGGCAGACAGCATTTCAACAGAAGAATTACACTGTGAAATTCCACAATCCTCTGTCACTATGAAAAATGTCACGAAGGGGATTTTTCTTACAAAAACAGCAGCATGCAAAAGTCATCAGTCCTGGAGAACgcaaagataaatgaagaaaccaagagcAACGGGTCCAAGGGCTGGGGTTTTATGAATAGACGAGCCCACCGCCCCGCTCGGCTGGAAGACCCTCCTAAGGCCCTTTTTTATAGCAGGGGATGAATCATCTTCACGATATCTTTAAATGGATGATCAATACTATATTTTCCCATAAAATGTTTGGTTTGAAATCCGATTTTAAGTGCATTAGAGTTTTTGTGCACCGAGTGGTTGAATGCCATAATAAATTGTCATCAAATACGAAAGAAATACGGCAGAGATTAATTGCCGTATTTATTTATGAGTCTATAAAATACCTTGTGAGAGTCCTGGCACATTTTTGGGATACCAATTTGAACCTTCAGGAAAAGTTAAAAGCATTACAAGGGACTGCGGGGAGATTTATTATCAGAATGTTTTTAATTGCAGACCCAAGCAGACATCCAGGTATTAGAATGACTGTGCCCTTAATGGGCACGTCTCatgtgtttctcttttctttttttcctttaaaaatgatatatttcccatatttttattgatttgtcgTACGTAAATCACTGCGGTCAGCGTGTGACATCAGAAATGGTCCCGGCTTCCCTAAAGTAGTGGGCCCCCGTGGCAGTGGAAAGAAGGTTCTTTCCTGGTCAATCCTAATAATCAGCTTTAAAAAGTGGGAGAAATCAGAGTGGAAGAGAATGCCACTAATAAGACAAAAAAATGTGAATGGCCTGAAACTGCTCATATTTTAATCAAAGCTTTCAGGTCTGTGACACCGAAATCCTTTAGGGGGATGACAAAATAGCGTCCTTATATACTGTTGGCAATGCGGCGTGCAAACATGCACGTTCTCCAGCAATAGTCAGAGCCAGAGCCACCCAGCCCCCCCTCCCTGTCTGAGCAGGCCATGACTCTGTCCCTAATTGTACCCTCAAGACCATGCATAGGCCCTGTCACAGAGGGGAGAAAGGCCACGGCCCCCACCCCGTCcctacccctcccaccccccacctcagTGAGCCAGATGTTGTCCCTTTTTAAggtctttatttcttctgtgcGTTTCTTCCCCCAAAGACTTGAGCTTCCAAAACTCTTCCCTGGTTTTcaaatccattcatctgttgtttaCTTTCCATTTTAATTCTCTGAAAACACAGAAGATGCCTTGAGCTTAGCGTTAGAAAGATGCCACCATCCACAGGGTAAAATGATCAAGAATTTCAATACATCCTCGCCACTTTGAAAGTGAGTATCAAATGCCCTGAACTCCCCAGGCTACGAGGCAAAAACAgagattaaacattttttttctcttcccaaaaATAGTCACTAACCAAATGCAATTAATTGTTGtcgttgtgtttttttgttttttttaatttggctgaATTTCTTCtgaggtttttttgttattgttgttgctgctgcggTTTTTGTTTTCATACATACTTAGTCACAGCTGGGTCTGCTTGCTGCTTTCCATGTTAATTAATGATCCACACCAAATTTCTAAAAAGTCCCCAATTACATAAGCTCTTTCCTAATACAGGTTGATATAAAAAACCATGTAGCAGTGACCCTGAACGTCTGTGCTTCCCCCAGAATCTCTttagatacccccccccccccggctcagTTATGCTGTGTCATCCTGAGCACCGCGTGTGACTTCTCTCAGTCGGGTTGGAGTTAGCAACATCTCCCAGCAAGGCCTGGCTTTCGATGTGTTTGAAATATGGTGTGTGGCAAGACCCGAAGTCTGGGGAGGTCTGGATTCTGGTCCCTCCCCTGTCATCCATGGGGTTATGTGATCTTGGATTTGCTTCTCAGCTCTCCAGTGTCCCCATCCTGCGTCTTCAGTAAGAAAAAGCGGAGGGGTTTGGGAGAAGCTCCCAAGCATGCTCCGAATATAAAGGGATCGTGTTATTAACAAGCTCTGCTTCTGAACTCTGAGCTCTGGTTTCTACTCGGTTTGCGGGCATACCAGGATCTCTGCATTCCGTCTcaactttttctttactttctccaGAAGTTTGGTCTTTCTATTTGCCACCACCCTGCCAAGCGACATCAACACCGTCATCTGGGAATtactgccttttcattttccccTCCTGATGCCAGAATGGCTGTTGACAATATGTAGTCAGGCAAGGCAGGGGCTCACGGTGTTTCACAATCAGATGCCATGCGCACTACTTCCGTCAAAACAATTAGTGTTCGTTTCGGCTTTGCTCGGGGAGGCCTGTGGTGACTGGTCAGTATAAATTATAGATGTGTCTGTCCAGATGGACTCGCTCATTCGTGCATAGATTGGAGGAAATTTCATTCTTCTCACTTCAAAAgcagtccctttaaaaaaaaaatctgtgcttaaACAATATAATTTAGTTCATTTTCCTCTATATTATTGTGCCCATATACTCACATATCACTCTATGAGGCACTTGAAGTTGATTTGGGGCATTTCTGGGGTGCTCCTCCCCTGCTTTTCCCAATAAAATCTTCTATCTTTAAGAAATGATGGACATTTAGCCCAAAATAACACAGTATGGTTtgttttcgtgtgtgtgtgtgtgtgtgtgtgtgtgtgtgtgtgtgtgtgtgtgagatgctCACATTCAAGTTTCTTGTCAAAGACACATCTTCTACTCTGCTGGCTGGGCCCATCAGTGCATTGAAAGCAACATGGAAATATACAAGGGGGGTTGTTAATACACTCTCTGCTCCCAATAAGCCTTTGATTGCTTACTCtgcttcatatttgttttaatgAGCAGCTATAGGGGATATCAGGGCATGCTGTATAAGACAACAAAGGAATCTGTCTCCTAGGGTCAATAGATAGTTTTCTCTACTTGCTTCAGTACAATTCtctgtgtacatatacacaattggCCATCTTTTCTGAAACTACATGGAGCAGCGCCGAACAAGGCCATGGAAGGCCCGCGTGGTGGAGAAGCACAGAGTCCTCCCAcgcgggagtgggcgcctgtcaTCAGTCAGGAGGATGAGAACAAGTCCCACGACAGTATCCCTACATTCAGAGTTCCAAGAAACAGACTTCTTTTCACCTGAGGTTTCTGCCAGATGAGAGGGTGATGATACTGGTGTGTCCGCTGGCTTCGTTTCGTTATGGGTCCCCCATAGGGTCCCAACATAGGATGCTCCAGGCGGTGACAATCCCATGTCAGCAGTCCAGGGTAGGTTTGCAGTGGGTGCACCTCTCCCTAGGAAAGAAATACTCAGTCAGGGCTTCCCACGCCTGGCCGTGGGAGGCTTCCTCGGCTTCCACCGCGCTGCGCCGCAAAGCAACTGTGAGGACGGGAAAACCTGCTCTGCATGTTTTCTCTCTCCACACGAAGAAAAAAGGCAGAGGTATCTCCCCAGCCCGGCCTCCCAATTTACTTCACCactgttcttcctcctcttttctttttcttttgaaaaatcgtGTTGCTTTTCTCTAATCCTAGAGAGCAAAGACGAGAGGGAGGCCTGGAGGCCCTTCGCACGCACTGATTCCGCAGAGGTCTTATAAATCAGCCCAAAATCAATACGTTCTACGTGGTAGCTTCTCCTTTGCAACCAGATCGCCAGGGGACAGAACTAATACTAATGCTTTCTCCACCACCATCCCCATTTTTCcgccatatatatataaaatctgctTAGAAGCGAATGGATAATCAAAGTTGCTGAGTAAGGATTTCAACtatctaattttattactttacaATTGACATACCTTCCCTCTGGAAATGTTTGCAATTAATTAATTAGCAGTAATCTTCCCCAAGGGACTAATTTAATGAATTCTCTCcaattctcacttaaaaaaaaaaaaaaaaagcaagcttaGATGTATCCAAGCTGCAAATGTGTGGAATGTCTCCaaagtgcattttgaaaaataaagggaTCTATCTATTACGGTGAATTTTTATCACTAAATCAATCAGGTGATGACCATAATTCTTTTTCTAACTAGGAGTTTCCCCTGGGGGGGTTGAAGGCATGGTTTCTCCAGGGGAAGGACCCTCACTGGGTTTGTTAGTATTATATTTAGCGTGCAGCTTGTCCTCTGGTTAATCTCAGGTGGAATCTAAAGTTTGCAGCTTCTTTAAGTGCCTCGTCGGTTCTACAGAATCTGACAAGAGAAAAATGACGCTGGAAATTCTAAAGAGGTCTCTGGCTTCCGGGCCTACCAGTTCTGTCTGCAAGCAAGGTGCCAAGGGCAAATACGGTCCCAGCACTTGTCCTGGGCCTCGCAAGGACTCAGGGCAGAGACCCTGGCTGTCCCTAACCTTGAGGTCACACTGTCTTGCGTTTcaactagaaaataaaactgaGCACTTGGACCAACCCCCCTGATTCCTCCCGAGAGGTGCGGTGAGGGCCTGGGAGAGCGTTTTGTAAACTGTAAAGCGCGGTGACCCTGTGAGTGAAAGGCGAGGCTTTCTGAGATTGCTGGCCTGCAAATCCAAAAGCCAGAGTTCCACTCGCATTCCGGTAGCATCCGCCCAAGACCTCCAGACTGGCCGTCCCTTTTTGCCCCCACAGGACCCGGGCTGGAGGCCCTCGGGGGGAGGTTCCAGGCCTGGGGACTGAGCTTTCGAGTGGTGTGTGCGGAGTCCACCGTGCTTGCAAACTGCAGCCTGAAGCAGGCTTAGAGGACGCAGCCCTTTTTCGGGCGCCAACGAGCTCCTCCGCCCATCAGTGCCCCCTTGAGGACCCCTGGGATGAAGGGGGGAGGTCAGGCCGCTAGGCCCAGCAAGGCGtccaggaagaagggaggaacgCAGAGAATGAGCCGCTGAACCGCGGCTCGCCAGCGCCACCCCCAGTGGAGCGCAGCGGCTGCAGCTCGGCCCCAGCGCCTTCCTGCGGATCCCAGCTTCGCCGTGGGCACAGCGGGCGGTGCGCACGAGGCAGCGGATCCTCACCTTCCCAGGAGATGCTCAGGGGTCTTAGCCCGAGGTCTGCAGGTGTCAGGGATCAGACTTGGAGCGTTTCTGGGTAGGCTCCGAGGTGACGTGAACTTTGGCCTCGAGGGGGCGCTATTTGGCTTATTCGAAGGCTAAAGGGCTACAGCGAAGCCCCGgggtcaaggccctggccaaaGCCAGGGCTTAGAGAGCCTGAATCCTGCTTGACTTGGGGAGACTGGAGAGCGGAACCAAATTCCCCGAGGACAAAGACAGGCGAGCCAGTGGGATTCACCGACGCCGCCCAGCTCTGCCCCAAGGAGCGCGGGGCCTGTGGCGAGAACAAACTTTCCTGCGGCGGAGGGGCGGAGGAGTCAGGCTGGAGACTTCTCCCTCgagcctctgctctcctccacctGCTGGTGTGCAACCTCCGCCCAGCCTTCTCCCACCCtagttccctcccctccccagagcgCCTCTGTTCACTTGgactcttcatctctctcctctcccctcctccttctccctcttgcttttctcccccacttttctcctcttttttttctcccgtATCTTCTTTTGTATTCTCTCCTCCCTCGCCGCCTAggttgcttctctcctcctccaggccGCAGGGAGGAGGTAAGCGCTCTGCGCCCCGGGCCTGCGCGGCGCAGAGGGAGGCGTTTCTCTTACTTCTCCCGGGTAATTTGGAGAGACTGTAAGTGCGCGCGCGCGTGAGTGTAAGGCGAAAGGGTAGGATCGAGCGCCAAGCAGAGAGGGTCAGGGTCTTTGACATTCCTCACCAGCTGCACAAACCTCCCGGAACAAGTGTGAGTGTGGGTGGGAGTGCGCGCGCGCACGGGCTAACCGCGCTTGGCACGTTTGGTGGCCCGGGGCCCCAGGGCCCGAGGGCCCGCCTGGCGGCCCGGGATTACCGTGACGTCACTTTGAGCCTCTGGCCACCTTGGATTGGGACACCTCCGGAACAGCACAGCCCCGCGCCGCGCCTCACCTTGCCTCGCCACCGCGCGCCTTTGGAAACCTgcatcctctcccttcccctgaccATCCATGGGCCCTTCTGTCTTCCGGACCACGCGGGCCGGCGGAACGCCTTCTAGAGCGCACGGCTCAGCAGCTGGGCTGCCCTTGGCTCTGCCTCCAGTAGCGCCAAGCGGACGGAAGACCCGGCGCTGGGCACCCGCAGCCGTGTGAGGAACCGAGGCAGCACACGGCTGGAGGCGCAGGACCGCGTGAGGCGAGAACAAGCaaaagaagagggaggcaggCCAGGGACAGCCACCATGTCCTTCCCGCACTTTGGACACCCGTACAGCAGCGCTTCCCAGGTAAGAAGCGCCTCCACAGGGGATGGGGACAGCCTGGGTGGAAAGGGTGCCCAGGGTACACGCCTGCCTCTGCGCGCCCTCCTCTTGCACGTGTCTCCCGAGAAACCAGAGGGAGCAGGGACAAGAATACGGTATCACAGTCTGTTCTTCCATCTTCAGTCCCTAGCCAAAAACGTTCCACTCCCCCAATGCAAGGAAAATCGGGTGACCCGAACCTTGGACACTCTGAGCACCCGCTCAACGAAGTGGCTGCGATCTCAGAGGTGTTCCAGACAGGCCTCCTTACTGCAGTGGTCTTCCAGGTGGCCAGGAgagtttcagaaaattaaaaacacttcCAGTCCAGAGCGTTGCCTGTGTCACAATTTTTCTGTTACTGTTCGATGTTGACCTCCCTCCATATCTTCTCCCTTCCTTGGGTCCATCCAACCTTTCTGCCCCTGGTTCCTGCAGATTTCCAGACCAGTGTAGGTATTGTGCAGTGACAAGGGTTTCCTGAGGAAATTCTGGGACAGCTACCACTGTTCTCCAGTTTCTCTCCAGAGTGCCAGGCGCATTTTCCTGAAGTTGAGTCCCAGCCTAACCTCTGACCCGctttgtgatcttggacaagtctGCACTTTCCCCGGTCTTCTtgtcttttctataaaatgggagtcGGTATGCGACGTGATGAAGGTCTCTAAGGCCAACTTCTGGCCCTGCCTTTGTAGGATCCTGTGCTGGGGAAGGGGCGGGGTTCTGCGAGGGAACCGGTGGAGTCTGTCTTCTGTAATTCGGGTTTCAGAGTGTTCCCAGTGCCGGACCCCCTGGGACCCTGAAGCCTTAGCAACAGCTAAGGAGTATCTCTAAGGACGGTTTGGATAAATTGTGTCTTCGAATAATTCCCGTCTCAGGGCTCAGCAGAATGCTCAGCATACGGTGGTATTTACTGTTGAATGAAGGGGAGATCCGGCAGTTCCGCCGCTGGCTCTCGCCAGCCAGAGGCGCCGGTCTCTGACCTCGCGTGCCCCTCTCTCGCCCCCGTAGTTTCTGGTGTCTGCAAGTTCCAGCGCCACTTGCTGCGAATCCGCCCCGCGCTCCGTCCCAGATGTGGCCTCAGGCTCCACCCCAGCGGCAGCTCTCTGCTTAGCACCCTACGATAGCCGATTGCTGGGTAGTGGGCGACCCGAGCTGGGCGCGGCTTTGGGCATCTATGGAGCCCCCTACGCGGCCGCTACAGCTGCCCAGAGCTACCCCGGGTACCTGCCCTACAGCCCGGAGCCGCCTGCGTTGTACGGGGCGCTGGTGAGTCCACAGTGTGGGGCTTGGTTTGGGTCTGTGCGCCGGCACCCACCAGGACTGAGGGCAGGAGTGGCAGCTGCGAGTGAAATCCAGTCTGATATCTCCAGGGACAAGCTAGAAAGGACGCACATCTCCGAGGACAGGAAATGGTTAGGATTGTGCATGAGGAAGGAAAACATCTTTACACCATTTTTCAGTTTGCCGAAGTCCATACTgttgagaaaacattttcatttctattaattCTGTGAGGTAAGCAAGTCATCACTTTTCTCAATTTAAGGATGAGGAAATTGGGATACACATGTCAACACCTCACCAAAGTCACAGGGACACAAAGGTCAAGGCGCAGCTCAGAAGGAGCTCAGCAGGGAACTTCCCcggctgggggtggtgggggaggggcacacagcaGTAACAGCAAGGGCTAATATTTACTGCTTATACCACACCAGGAATTCTGCCAAGCTCTCTTCTTCAATAACCTATAAGGGACTATGTTATCCCCCGTTTTAtcaaggggaaactgaggcatggggtGGTTAACAATTGTTCCCAAGATCATACAGCCAAAGCAGGAAGTGGTACTGGGATTTAAACCAGGCTTGACTCTGGAGTTTACACCCTTGGCAACtcactccttcctcctccccaaatGTAGGTGGTCCTgaattctttcttcctcccccgaCAGAATCCACAGTATGAATTTAAGGAGACTGCAGGGAACTTTACAGCAGGCCTGTCGCAACCAGGAGCCTATTATCCCTACGAGCCGACTCTGGGGCAATACCAGTACGACCGGTGAGGCACGGGGCAGGCTGGGGGCTCGCAGCAGCCAGAGTCCTTCCCTCTCTGctgcccagatgggggttggtgGGGcacgggagggggaggggaaggggctgggaagaagaagagcAGGGCCTCACTTCAGAGCTGCACACCGCCTCCTGCCTGGCGCCCCAGGTTGCCAGCCGCAGAACTGTGAGCCAGGCCCTCCCCGCAGGTACGGAGCCATGGAGCTGAGTGGCGCCGGGCGCCGAAAGAACGCCACCCGCGAAACCACCAGCACGCTCAAGGCCTGGCTCAACGAGCACCGCAAGAACCCGTACCCCACCAAGGGCGAGAAGATCATGCTGGCCATCATCACCAAGATGACCCTCACCCAGGTGTCCACCTGGTTCGCCAACGCGCGCCGGCGCCTCAAGAAGGAGAACAAGATGACGTGGGCGCCCAAGAACAAAggcggggaggagaggaaggcggAGGGTGGAGCAGAGGAGTCGCTGGGCTGCCTAAACGGTGACACCAAAGGTACCCAACCCGCTCACCGCCCCCCCTTCCTGGGGGGGTGGCTTTTAGGGAAGGTGCCCCTTGCTTCCCCTCGTCCCTGCATCCCTGGGGGCCTTTGCCCCAAACTCCCTGCAGAACCAGCTTCTCCGGGACTGTCAGTGTCACCTCTGACAAGCCTTCCCTGGCCTCCTAAGTCAGTGTGGAGCTTCCCGGCCCTTCTATCTCCTTCACCACACTCATCACTATGACCCCTTCATGAATTTCAGCCCCTCTAGAAGGTGTCTTCTCTTAAATTAATGCCTAAATGACGTCTGGCACATCGTTAGCACTCCCTGAACATTTGCGGAATCAAATCGTACACACCAGCCACCTGTGGGTGTGGAGATTGGGTAGCAAGGGTCCCCTTGCTTTAATGCGGTTGAGAAACTGAGATCCAGGTCTCAGAGCAGCTGCGCAAAGTGTGGGTCTCCTTGGCCTGGGCGTGCACGGAGAGGAAGAGACTTCTCAGGGACGCGTTCAAGGCTGGGGTGGGAAGTCTTTCCCAGGGGCAGGCCCCCAGCCCCCCGGGGCACGGGTAAGAGATGATGTGGTCAGCCTGAATTGCTCCGAGAACGCCCTGAGGGCCGGGCGCATCTTGCTAAAAGCTTCTTGTGGGTGGGCACTCCCGCGGATTtcccctggggcctggggctTTTCTCACTCGCTCCTGATTTCCTGCAGACATTTCTACTAGCCAGGAAGCTCCCGGACTCCGGCTGAGTGACTTGGAAGacttggaggaagaggaggaggaagaggaggaggaggaggaagccgaAGAAGGGGCGGCAGTGGCCACAGCTACGGACAGGCTGGCTGAGTTTCACAAGGACACGCAGTCGTTGCCGGCGCCATGCGCTGCGGCCCGAGTGGGCAGGCTGGGGCGCAGGGAGTGTGGCCTGGCGGCGCCCCGCTTCTCCTTCAGTGAGCCCCCAGGGTCGGGAGAAGCTGACTTCCTCCGCGAGGAGCCGGGGGGTCCCACATTGACCATGCACTACCCGTGCAGCGAGAAACCGCGCATCTGGTCGCTGGCGCACACCGCGGCCGCCAGCTCTGTCGAAGGTGCACCTCCGTCCCCGCCCAAGCCACGAAGTCCTCAGTGCCATCTGATTCCTGGACAGCCTCCAGGCTCGAGCGGGAGACCCGCGGTCCCCAGAGACTCCGCACGCGATGAGTCTTCCCGCGTAGTCAAGGCCTTTGGAAAACCCACGTTTGCTCTGCAGGGGCTGCCCCTGAACTGCGCGCCGTGCCCGCGGCGGAGGGAGCCGGCAGTGCAGCGCCCTTACCCGGCGGGAGCAGAAGGTAGCGAGCCCCCAAAGGCGCTAGGAGTC contains:
- the IRX6 gene encoding iroquois-class homeodomain protein IRX-6 isoform X2, producing the protein MSFPHFGHPYSSASQFLVSASSSATCCESAPRSVPDVASGSTPAAALCLAPYDSRLLGSGRPELGAALGIYGAPYAAATAAQSYPGYLPYSPEPPALYGALNPQYEFKETAGNFTAGLSQPGAYYPYEPTLGQYQYDRYGAMELSGAGRRKNATRETTSTLKAWLNEHRKNPYPTKGEKIMLAIITKMTLTQVSTWFANARRRLKKENKMTWAPKNKGGEERKAEGGAEESLGCLNGDTKDISTSQEAPGLRLSDLEDLEEEEEEEEEEEEAEEGAAVATATDRLAEFHKDTQSLPAPCAAARVGRLGRRECGLAAPRFSFSEPPGSGEADFLREEPGGPTLTMHYPCSEKPRIWSLAHTAAASSVEGAPPSPPKPRSPQCHLIPGQPPGSSGRPAVPRDSARDESSRVVKAFGKPTFALQGLPLNCAPCPRRREPAVQRPYPAGAEG
- the IRX6 gene encoding iroquois-class homeodomain protein IRX-6 isoform X1, with amino-acid sequence MSFPHFGHPYSSASQFLVSASSSATCCESAPRSVPDVASGSTPAAALCLAPYDSRLLGSGRPELGAALGIYGAPYAAATAAQSYPGYLPYSPEPPALYGALNPQYEFKETAGNFTAGLSQPGAYYPYEPTLGQYQYDRYGAMELSGAGRRKNATRETTSTLKAWLNEHRKNPYPTKGEKIMLAIITKMTLTQVSTWFANARRRLKKENKMTWAPKNKGGEERKAEGGAEESLGCLNGDTKDISTSQEAPGLRLSDLEDLEEEEEEEEEEEEAEEGAAVATATDRLAEFHKDTQSLPAPCAAARVGRLGRRECGLAAPRFSFSEPPGSGEADFLREEPGGPTLTMHYPCSEKPRIWSLAHTAAASSVEGAPPSPPKPRSPQCHLIPGQPPGSSGRPAVPRDSARDESSRVVKAFGKPTFALQGLPLNCAPCPRRREPAVQRPYPAGAEAG